From a region of the Desmodus rotundus isolate HL8 chromosome 7, HLdesRot8A.1, whole genome shotgun sequence genome:
- the LOC112301945 gene encoding testis-specific serine/threonine-protein kinase 1-like, producing the protein MDDAAILKRRGYIMGINLGEGSYAKVKSAYSERLKFNVAVKIIDRKKAPTDFLEKFLPREIEILTMLNHRFIIKTYEIFETSDGKVYIVMELGVQGDLLEFIKTRGALHEDDARKKFHQLSSAVKYCHDLDIVHRDLKCENLLLDKDFNIKLSDFGFSKRCLRDDGGRTTLSKTFCGSAAYAAPEVLQGIPYQPKVYDIWSLGVILYIMVCGSMPYDDSNIKKMLRIQKEHRIDFPRFKNLTGECKDLIYRMLQPDVNRRLRIDEILSHCWVQPKARGLFSAAINKDGETSQEAEPSRTAEPVSDKKSVPKLEPQEEAQPEVKPESKPKEETLQVQVSKPVGTTSLTLLGEQPNKETVEGGSPKPPETHS; encoded by the coding sequence ATGGATGATGCTGCCATCCTTAAGCGACGAGGCTACATCATGGGAATAAACTTGGGAGAGGGCTCATATGCAAAAGTCAAATCCGCTTACTCTGAGCGCCTAAAGTTCAATGTGGCGGTCAAGATCATCGACCGCAAGAAAGCCCCCACAGACTTCTTGGAGAAATTCCTTCCCCGGGAAATTGAGATTCTAACCATGCTAAACCACCGCTTCATCATCAAGACCTATGAGATCTTCGAGACATCGGATGGCAAGGTTTATATTGTCATGGAGCTCGGGGTCCAGGGTGACCTCCTTGAATTCATCAAAACCCGGGGAGCTCTGCATGAAGATGACGCTCGTAAGAAGTTCCACCAGCTCTCCTCAGCCGTCAAGTACTGCCACGACCTGGACATTGTCCACCGAGACCTCAAGTGCGAGAACCTTCTCCTTGACAAGGACTTCAACATCAAGCTATCTGACTTCGGTTTCTCTAAGCGCTGCCTAAGGGATGACGGTGGCCGAACAACACTCAGCAAGACCTTCTGCGGGTCGGCGGCTTATGCAGCCCCTGAGGTCCTACAAGGCATCCCTTACCAGCCCAAGGTCTATGACATCTGGAGCCTGGGCGTGATCCTCTACATCATGGTCTGTGGCTCCATGCCCTATGATGACTCTAATATCAAGAAGATGCTGCGCATCCAGAAGGAGCACCGCATCGACTTCCCTCGCTTCAAGAACTTGACGGGTGAGTGCAAGGACCTCATCTACCGCATGCTACAACCAGACGTCAACCGGCGGCTGCGCATTGATGAGATCCTCAGCCACTGCTGGGTGCAGCCTAAGGCCCGGGGCCTGTTCTCCGCAGCCATCAACAAGGACGGGGAGACCTCCCAGGAAGCTGAGCCCTCAAGGACCGCTGAGCCTGTCTCTGACAAGAAGTCtgtccccaagctggagccccaGGAGGAGGCACAGCCTGAGGTGAAGCCAGAGTCAAAACCCAAAGAGGAGACGCTGCAAGTACAGGTGTCAAAGCCTGTGGGGACCACCAGCCTCACCCTGTTAGGCGAGCAGCCGAACAAGGAGACAGTAGAAGGGGGCTCCCCGAAGCCTCCAGAGACACACAGCTAG
- the TSSK2 gene encoding testis-specific serine/threonine-protein kinase 2, whose translation MDDAAVLRKKGYIAGINLGKGSYAKVKSAYSERLKFNVAVKIIDRKKTPTDFVERFLPREMDILATVNHRSIIKTYEIFETSDGRIYIVMELGVQGDLLEFIKCQGALHEDVARKMFRQLSSAVKYCHDLDVVHRDLKCENLLLDKDFNIKLSDFGFSKRCLRDCSGRITLSKTFCGSAAYAAPEVLQGIPYQPKVYDIWSLGVILYIMVCGSMPYDDSDIKKMLRIQKEHRIDFPRSKNLTGECKDLIYRILQPDVNRRLHIDEILSHSWLQPPKPKAMSSASLKREGEGKYRADCKLDTRPGSRPEHRPEHRPEHRPEHRQDHKLGAKTQHRMLVVPENEDKMEDRLAETSRAKDHHASGAEVWKAGT comes from the coding sequence ATGGATGATGCCGCGGTCCTAAGGAAGAAGGGTTACATCGCGGGCATCAATCTTGGCAAGGGCTCCTACGCAAAAGTCAAATCAGCCTACTCTGAGCGCCTCAAGTTCAATGTGGCGGTCAAGATCATTGACCGCAAAAAGACCCCCACTGACTTTGTGGAGAGATTCCTTCCTCGGGAAATGGACATCCTGGCAACTGTCAACCACCGCTCCATCATCAAGACCTATGAGATCTTTGAGACCTCAGATGGGCGCATCTACATCGTCATGGAGCTTGGTGTCCAGGGTGACCTCCTTGAGTTCATCAAGTGCCAGGGGGCCCTGCACGAGGATGTGGCACGTAAGATGTTCCGCCAGCTCTCCTCGGCCGTCAAGTACTGCCACGACCTGGATGTTGTCCACAGAGACCTCAAGTGCGAGAACCTTCTCCTTGACAAGGACTTCAACATCAAGCTATCTGACTTCGGTTTCTCCAAGCGCTGCCTGAGGGACTGCAGCGGGCGCATCACCCTCAGCAAGACCTTCTGCGGGTCAGCAGCGTACGCGGCCCCCGAGGTCCTGCAGGGCATCCCCTACCAGCCCAAGGTCTATGACATCTGGAGCCTGGGTGTGATCCTCTACATCATGGTCTGTGGCTCCATGCCCTATGATGATTCCGACATCAAGAAGATGCTGCGCATCCAGAAGGAGCATCGCATTGACTTCCCTCGCTCCAAGAACCTGACGGGTGAGTGCAAGGACCTCATCTACCGCATCCTGCAACCAGACGTCAACCGGCGGCTGCACATTGACGAGATCCTCAGCCACTCGTGGCTGCAGCCCCCCAAGCCAAAAGCCATGTCTTCTGCCTCATTAAAGAGGGAGGGTGAGGGCAAGTACCGGGCCGATTGCAAACTGGACACCCGGCCAGGCTCACGGCCTGAGCACCGGCCCGAGCACCGGCCCGAGCACCGGCCTGAACACCGGCAGGACCACAAGCTGGGGGCCAAAACCCAGCACCGGATGCTGGTGGTGCCTGAGAACGAGGACAAAATGGAGGACAGGCTGGCCGAGACCTCCAGGGCAAAAGACCATCATGCCTCAGGAGCCGAGGTGTGGAAGGCAGGTACCTAG
- the ESS2 gene encoding splicing factor ESS-2 homolog, translating into METPSASPGALLLSTASHPGRKRAAGEAGAAIRKQRVLDEEEYIEGLQTVIQRDFFPDVEKLQAQKEYLEAEENGDLERMRQIAIKFGSALGKMSREPPPPYVTPATFETPEVHTATGVVSHKPRGRGRGLEDGDGQAGEEEEKEPLPSLDVFLSRYTSEDNASFQEIMEVAKEKSRARHAWLYQAEEEFEKRQKDNLALPSAEHQAIESSQAGVETWKYRAKNSLMYYPEGVPDEEQLFKKPRQVVHKNTRFLRDPFSQALSRSQLQQAAALNAQHKQGKVGPDGKELIPQESPRVGGFGFVATPSPAPGVNESPLMTWGEVENTPLRVEGSETPYVDRTPGPAFKILEPGRRERLGLKMANEAAAKNRAKKQEALRRVTENLASLTPKGLSPAMSPALQRLVSRTASKYTDRALRASYTPSPARSAHLKTPAGGPQTPTSTPAPGSATRTPLSQDPASITDNLLQLPARRKASDFF; encoded by the exons ATGGAGACGCCTAGTGCGTCTCCCGGGGCCCTGTTGCTCTCCACCGCGTCTCACCCCGGGAGGAAGCGGGCGGCAGGGGAGGCCGGGGCTGCGATCAGGAAGCAGCGGGTCTTGGACGAAGAAGAGTACATTGAG GGCCTCCAGACAGTCATCCAGAGAGACTTCTTCCCTGACGTGGAAAAGCTGCAGGCACAGAAGGAATACCTGGAGGCCGAGGAGAATGGAGACTTGGAACGGATGCGCCAGATTGCCATCAAGTTTGGCTCTGCGCTGGGCAAGATGTCCCGAGAGCCCCCGCCACCCT ATGTGACTCCAGCCACATTTGAAACCCCTGAGGTGCACACCGCCACTGGAGTGGTGAGCCACAAGCCCCGGGGCCGAGGCCGGGGCCTGGAGGACGGTGATG GACAGGCTGgcgaagaggaggagaaggagccccTGCCCAGCCTGGATGTCTTCCTGAGCCGGTACACAAGCGAGGACAACGCCTCCTTCCAGGAGATCATGGAGGTGGCCAAGGAGAAGAGCCGGGCACGCCACGCCTGGCTCTACCAGGCCGAGGAGGAGTTTGAGAAG aggcagaaagaTAATCTCGCACTTCCATCGGCAGAGCACCAAGCCATTGAGAGCAGCCAGGCTGGTGTGGAGACCTGGAAATATAGagccaagaactccctcatgtaCTACCCAGAGG GTGTCCCTGACGAGGAGCAGCTGTTTAAGAAGCCCCGGCAGGTGGTGCATAAGAATACTCGCTTCCTCAGGGACCCCTTCAGCCAGGCCCTGAGCAGGTCTCAGCTGCAGCAGGCCGCTGCCCTCAATGCCCAG CACAAACAGGGCAAGGTGGGCCCTGATGGCAAGGAGCTGATCCCCCAGGAGTCCCCTCGTGTCGGCGGATTTGGATTTGTCGCCaccccttctcctgcccctg GTGTGAACGAGTCCCCGCTAATGACCTGGGGGGAGGTTGAGAACACACCCCTGAGAGTGGAAGGATCAGAGACCCCCTACGTGGACAGGACACCGGGGCCAGCCTTCAAG ATCTTGGAGCCGGGCCGCAGGGAGCGGCTGGGGCTGAAGATGGCCAATGAGGCCGCTGCCAAGAACCGGGCCAAGAAGCAGGAGGCCTTGCGGAGAGTGACTGAGAACCTGGCCAG cctcacccccaaAGGCCTGAGCCCAGCCATGTCCCCGGCCCTACAGCGCCTTGTGAGCAGGACAGCCAGCAAGTACACAGACCGGGCCCTGCGCGCCAGCTACACGCCATCCCCAGCACGCTCAGCCCACCTCAAGACCCCAGCCGGCGGGCCCCAGACCCCGACGAGCACACCAGCACCTGGCTCCGCCACACGCACCCCCCTCAGCCAGGACCCGGCCTCCATCACGGACAACCTGCTGCAGCTCCCTGCCCGGCGCAAAGCCTCAGACTTCTTCTAG
- the GSC2 gene encoding homeobox protein goosecoid-2, which produces MAAVGGASSRRGPGRPCPFSIEHILSSLPERSPPARAARPPQPAGRRSPAEPGEPGVPESTPCTCCCCCGPRRPPEPAAGLGARLPWPLRLAPSATLPLAVPPGSSGVLSGAGGPGPQRRTRRHRTIFSEEQLQALEALFVQNQYPDVGTRERLAGRIRLREERVEVWFKNRRAKWRHQKRASAAARLLPGAKKPPKESC; this is translated from the exons ATGGCGGCAGTGGGGGGCGCGTCGAGCCGTAGGGGCCCGGGGCGGCCCTGCCCCTTCTCTATCGAGCACATCCTCTCCAGCTTGCCCGAGCGGAGCCCCCCGGCCCGGGCCGCCCGCCCACCGCAGCCGGCTGGCCGCCGAAGCCCCGCGGAGCCCGGGGAGCCCGGGGTGCCTGAGTCCACGCCCTGcacttgctgctgctgctgcggcccCCGCAGGCCCCCGGAGCCGGCCGCCGGGCTGG GCGCGCGGCTGCCGTGGCCACTGAGGCTGGCGCCCTCCGCGACCTTGCCCTTGGCCGTGCCGCCGGGAAGCTCCGGGGTGCTGTCCGGCGCTGGTGGCCCGGGCCCGCAGCGGCGCACGCGGCGCCACCGCACCATCTTCAGCGAGGAGCAGCTGCAGGCGCTGGAGGCGCTCTTCGTGCAGAACCAGTACCCCGACGTGGGCACGCGCGAGCGCCTGGCTGGCCGCATCCGCCTGCGCGAGGAGCGCGTGGAG GTCTGGTTCAAGAACCGCCGGGCCAAATGGCGACACCAGAAACGGGCGTCCGCGGCCGCGAGGCTCCTGCCCGGAGCCAAGAAGCCCCCCAAGGAGAGCTGCTGA